In the genome of Enterococcus hirae ATCC 9790, one region contains:
- a CDS encoding zinc ribbon domain-containing protein: MYCRKCGKEITDESKYCQFCGALQETDETTGADAVKKSTEQTINEMKEQIVHGQETGKLYLIIGWISMVVSLAFIPVVFGAVAVIMGYLYRDKDEQMGTILMIAGVAGAIFGVLLGMSMY, translated from the coding sequence ATGTATTGTAGAAAATGTGGCAAAGAAATAACAGATGAAAGTAAGTATTGCCAGTTTTGCGGAGCACTACAAGAAACAGATGAGACAACTGGAGCAGACGCAGTAAAGAAAAGTACTGAGCAGACAATTAATGAAATGAAGGAACAAATCGTACATGGACAAGAGACAGGGAAGCTGTATTTGATTATTGGTTGGATTTCTATGGTAGTATCGTTAGCATTTATTCCTGTTGTATTTGGTGCTGTTGCTGTTATTATGGGCTACTTATATCGAGATAAAGATGAACAAATGGGTACGATTTTGATGATAGCAGGGGTAGCTGGAGCCATCTTTGGTGTACTTTTAGGGATGTCAATGTACTGA
- a CDS encoding helix-turn-helix domain-containing protein gives MSLQIIDSIVSIQVEQQVKEIITVLKPMLEDIISGVTLEYMDYQQASEYLGVSVGTIRKYVTQYGLPVIKIDTVIRFKKSDIDSFMERYKG, from the coding sequence ATGTCCCTGCAAATCATTGATAGCATTGTCTCTATACAAGTTGAACAACAAGTGAAAGAGATAATTACAGTGCTAAAGCCCATGCTAGAAGACATTATTTCTGGAGTCACGCTAGAGTATATGGACTACCAGCAGGCTAGTGAATATCTAGGTGTATCAGTAGGAACGATTAGAAAATATGTTACTCAATACGGGTTACCTGTTATAAAAATTGATACGGTCATTAGATTCAAAAAATCTGATATTGATAGTTTCATGGAACGGTATAAAGGTTGA
- a CDS encoding helix-turn-helix domain-containing protein has protein sequence MKQKQYAKVIREKRKALGWTQKELAEKIFSTQQAVARWENSVTEPNLDSLTALSRALGTPVSHFLDNVVVDYEEEFLALYRSLSTEDAVRTIDYMKLLKRQENERNQLLKD, from the coding sequence ATGAAACAGAAACAATATGCAAAGGTCATTAGAGAAAAGCGAAAAGCTCTCGGGTGGACACAAAAAGAATTAGCTGAAAAAATCTTCTCTACACAACAGGCAGTAGCAAGATGGGAAAATTCTGTAACAGAGCCTAACCTCGATAGCTTAACAGCTCTTTCTAGAGCCCTAGGAACCCCTGTAAGCCATTTTCTAGACAATGTTGTCGTAGATTATGAGGAAGAGTTTTTGGCTCTCTATCGTTCTCTTAGCACTGAAGATGCAGTTCGAACAATTGACTATATGAAGCTATTAAAAAGGCAAGAAAATGAACGCAATCAGCTATTGAAAGATTGA
- a CDS encoding helix-turn-helix transcriptional regulator — MKKVSNLSRYRKEKGLSQTELAKKMNVTQQCVSSWQTGRTIPKPYQMKMLSEILSVPMNELFSDVFNKVNS; from the coding sequence ATGAAAAAAGTAAGTAATCTCAGCCGATACAGAAAAGAAAAAGGACTTTCTCAAACGGAGTTAGCAAAAAAAATGAATGTTACACAGCAATGTGTAAGTTCGTGGCAAACAGGGAGAACGATTCCTAAACCCTATCAAATGAAGATGCTTTCTGAGATATTAAGTGTACCAATGAATGAGCTGTTTTCTGATGTATTTAATAAAGTAAACAGTTAA
- the sufB gene encoding Fe-S cluster assembly protein SufB produces MGVPELEEYKFGFHDDVEPVFSTGEGLTEEVVREMSRIKGEPEWMLDFRLKSLETFNKMPMQKWGPDLSDIDFNAIKYYQKPSDKPARDWEDVPDKIKETFEKIGIPEAERAYLAGASAQYESEVVYHNMKDEFEKLGIVFTDTDSALKEYPELFKEYFSKLVPPTDNKLAALNSAVWSGGTFIYVPKGVKVDVPLQTYFRINAENTGQFERTLIIVDEGASIHYVEGCTAPTYSSNSLHAAIVEIFTRKDAYCRYTTIQNWSDNVYNLVTKRAKAYEGATVEWIDGNLGAKTTMKYPSVYLDGKGARGTMLSIAFAGANQIQDTGAKMIHNAPNTSSSIVSKSISKDGGEVNYRGQVTFAKNSAGSISHIECDTIIMDEYSKSDTIPFNEIHNSQVSLEHEAKVSKISEEQLYYLMSRGLTESEATEMIVMGFVEPFTKELPMEYAVELNRLISYEMEGSVG; encoded by the coding sequence ATGGGTGTACCAGAATTAGAAGAATATAAATTTGGTTTTCACGATGATGTGGAACCAGTTTTCAGTACAGGAGAAGGCTTAACTGAAGAAGTCGTTCGAGAAATGTCTCGAATCAAAGGTGAACCTGAATGGATGTTAGATTTTCGTTTGAAATCCTTAGAAACATTCAATAAAATGCCCATGCAAAAATGGGGACCAGACCTGTCAGACATCGACTTCAATGCCATAAAATATTACCAAAAACCAAGTGATAAACCTGCCCGAGATTGGGAAGATGTACCTGATAAAATCAAAGAAACCTTTGAAAAAATCGGGATTCCTGAAGCAGAACGTGCATACCTCGCAGGTGCTTCTGCTCAATATGAATCAGAAGTCGTTTACCACAACATGAAAGACGAATTTGAAAAATTAGGGATCGTCTTCACCGATACTGATTCTGCATTGAAAGAATATCCTGAGTTATTCAAAGAATACTTTTCCAAATTAGTCCCACCCACTGACAACAAACTTGCTGCTTTAAATTCAGCTGTTTGGTCAGGAGGAACATTTATTTATGTACCTAAAGGGGTAAAAGTCGACGTTCCATTACAAACATACTTTAGGATCAATGCCGAAAATACCGGACAATTTGAACGAACATTGATCATCGTTGACGAAGGAGCCAGCATCCATTATGTCGAAGGCTGTACAGCACCAACGTATTCAAGTAACAGTCTTCATGCAGCAATCGTTGAAATCTTCACCCGAAAAGACGCCTATTGTCGCTATACCACGATTCAAAACTGGTCAGACAATGTCTATAACTTAGTAACCAAAAGAGCCAAAGCTTACGAAGGTGCCACAGTCGAATGGATTGACGGCAACCTAGGAGCTAAAACAACGATGAAATATCCAAGTGTTTACCTAGACGGCAAAGGTGCGCGTGGCACGATGCTTTCCATTGCATTTGCTGGCGCAAACCAAATCCAAGATACTGGGGCAAAAATGATCCATAACGCACCAAACACGTCAAGCTCCATCGTCTCCAAATCAATCTCAAAAGACGGTGGAGAAGTTAATTATCGAGGACAAGTAACCTTCGCTAAAAACAGCGCCGGTTCCATCTCTCACATTGAATGCGACACGATCATCATGGACGAATACTCAAAATCCGATACGATCCCATTCAACGAGATCCACAACAGCCAAGTCTCTTTGGAACACGAAGCCAAAGTCTCAAAAATCTCAGAAGAACAACTCTATTATCTTATGAGCCGAGGCCTAACCGAATCCGAAGCCACCGAAATGATCGTCATGGGCTTCGTCGAACCATTCACCAAAGAACTCCCAATGGAATACGCAGTCGAACTCAACCGTTTGATTAGTTATGAGATGGAAGGCAGTGTTGGGTAA
- a CDS encoding abortive infection family protein translates to MKVTWIDKKLMKECFNNNGYVLDFNNQSFSDFTINSIGYDIQGIYNCSKGRSLCNFIDEYDDYLIVRLCLDLIDYYKNILNDSTCKTKEREQQIEQLYIRFKEYEAQLDQSNIVLSEYVLNKFDSEYIERQIKILIQSIDSSPADAIGKSKELLESCFKFILDEQGITYSNNATIQELRKAVFIELNIEAKENVYAQSNKEIKKILSSLTQIVDGINHLRNEKGVGHGKGKNFEELPSRYASLVVNATMTIVKFIWETYDYRNKLGV, encoded by the coding sequence TTGAAGGTTACGTGGATAGATAAAAAGTTAATGAAAGAATGCTTTAATAATAATGGATATGTATTGGACTTTAATAATCAGTCGTTTAGTGATTTTACTATTAACTCTATCGGATATGATATTCAAGGAATATACAATTGCTCTAAAGGACGTTCCCTATGTAATTTTATAGATGAATACGATGACTATTTAATTGTTAGGCTATGCCTTGATTTGATTGATTACTATAAAAATATTTTAAATGATTCTACATGTAAGACTAAAGAGCGTGAACAACAAATAGAGCAATTATATATTAGATTCAAGGAGTACGAAGCCCAATTAGATCAATCTAATATAGTGTTATCAGAATATGTATTAAATAAATTTGATAGTGAATACATTGAAAGGCAAATCAAAATACTCATACAATCCATTGACAGCTCTCCCGCTGATGCTATAGGAAAATCCAAAGAGCTACTTGAATCTTGTTTTAAATTTATACTAGATGAACAAGGTATAACATACTCAAACAATGCAACCATTCAAGAATTAAGAAAAGCTGTATTTATAGAATTAAATATTGAAGCTAAGGAGAATGTTTATGCCCAATCAAATAAAGAAATAAAAAAAATATTAAGTAGTCTTACTCAAATAGTTGATGGAATCAACCACCTTCGTAATGAAAAAGGTGTCGGGCACGGAAAAGGTAAAAATTTCGAAGAATTACCTTCAAGATATGCATCACTAGTGGTAAATGCCACAATGACAATTGTTAAATTTATATGGGAAACATATGACTATAGGAATAAGTTGGGAGTATAA
- a CDS encoding cysteine desulfurase, which yields MILKETIREDFPILFQEVNDEPLVYLDNAATTQKPIAVIEAIKKYYEQDNANVHRGVHTLAERATFAYEGAREKVRKFIHAAETAEVLFTRGTTTSLNWVARSFGEQFLQAGDEILISYMEHHSNVIPWQQLAKKTGATLKYIDLTTDGFLDMAQAKQLITNKTKIVSIAHVSNVLGVINPVKELGKLVHEQGGVLVVDGAQSAPHMPINVQELDCDFFAFSGHKMCGPTGIGVLYGKRKWLEQMEPVEFGGEMIDFVDLYDSTWKELPWKFEAGTPNIAGAIALGQAIDYLENVGLDNIHDHEKELIAYVLPKLQQIDGLTIYGPQDPATRTGVIAFNLDGLHPHDVATALDMEGVAVRAGHHCAQPLLNYLEVSATARASFYFYNTKQDADRLVEAILATKEFFQHGTL from the coding sequence ATGATTCTGAAAGAAACCATTCGCGAAGATTTTCCAATATTATTTCAAGAAGTCAATGATGAACCGCTCGTTTATTTAGACAATGCAGCCACTACGCAAAAGCCAATAGCAGTAATTGAAGCAATAAAAAAATACTACGAACAAGATAATGCCAATGTGCATCGAGGAGTCCACACCTTAGCCGAACGAGCAACATTTGCCTATGAAGGCGCTCGGGAAAAGGTCAGAAAGTTTATCCATGCAGCTGAAACTGCTGAAGTCCTATTTACTCGTGGCACTACTACGAGTTTGAATTGGGTCGCTCGCAGTTTTGGTGAACAGTTTCTGCAAGCAGGGGATGAAATCTTAATTTCTTACATGGAACACCATTCCAATGTCATTCCTTGGCAACAATTAGCCAAAAAGACAGGAGCAACATTAAAATATATTGACTTGACTACCGACGGATTTTTAGACATGGCACAAGCAAAACAATTGATCACTAACAAAACAAAAATCGTATCGATTGCTCATGTTTCAAATGTCTTAGGTGTGATCAATCCCGTCAAAGAACTAGGAAAACTTGTCCATGAGCAAGGTGGGGTACTAGTCGTAGATGGCGCACAATCCGCTCCTCATATGCCAATCAACGTCCAAGAATTAGACTGTGATTTCTTTGCGTTTAGCGGACACAAAATGTGTGGACCGACTGGGATCGGAGTCTTATATGGCAAACGAAAATGGTTAGAACAAATGGAACCAGTCGAATTTGGTGGCGAAATGATCGACTTTGTCGACTTGTACGATAGTACTTGGAAAGAACTTCCATGGAAATTCGAAGCCGGCACACCTAATATCGCTGGAGCCATCGCACTAGGTCAAGCAATTGATTATCTCGAAAATGTTGGGTTGGACAATATCCATGATCATGAAAAAGAATTAATTGCCTATGTCTTACCTAAACTACAACAAATCGATGGGTTGACCATTTATGGTCCACAAGATCCCGCTACTCGTACAGGGGTCATCGCCTTTAATCTAGATGGCTTGCATCCTCATGATGTAGCCACTGCTTTAGATATGGAAGGTGTCGCTGTTCGTGCAGGTCATCATTGTGCCCAACCTTTATTGAACTATTTAGAAGTCTCAGCGACCGCACGAGCAAGCTTTTATTTTTATAATACGAAACAAGATGCAGATCGTTTAGTCGAAGCAATTCTTGCAACGAAGGAGTTTTTCCAACATGGCACTCTCTAA
- a CDS encoding tyrosine-type recombinase/integrase — MAKISKYKKKNGQVAWMYKGHIATDPRTGEKINTTRRGFSSKQEAQKDYDEYRHQILYGVKKKAPDMTFEDLYNEWITHQRTSVKASTIAISVRYANNQILPAFGKLKLSNISVPYCQKVVDEWHSKYESYDYMRKQTAQILRYGVAMQYIDNNPMEKTLLPRKKEYEKNRKFYSKEELNNLLDAFKDFGNMKQYAFFRLLAYTGMRKSEVLALQWKDIDTFNKELHVNKTLAVDEFGKVIIQSPKTRASRRVISLDTETLSILNNWKLQQKEEYLKLGYNTSSKEQHVFTTVKNTLYIPNTVNDWLRYILKKYNLPRITPHGFRHTHASLLLEAGESVKVVQQRLGHENSKVTLDIYAHITNNAPKKTGQDFADMMAHQ, encoded by the coding sequence ATGGCAAAAATATCAAAGTACAAAAAGAAAAACGGTCAAGTGGCGTGGATGTATAAAGGACACATTGCCACCGATCCACGAACTGGTGAAAAAATAAATACTACGAGAAGAGGTTTTAGTAGCAAACAAGAAGCTCAAAAAGATTATGACGAGTACAGACATCAAATATTATACGGTGTTAAAAAGAAAGCACCTGATATGACATTTGAAGACCTGTATAATGAATGGATAACTCATCAGCGTACCAGTGTTAAAGCTTCAACAATCGCAATCTCAGTAAGATACGCAAATAATCAAATACTTCCAGCATTTGGTAAGCTTAAACTATCGAATATCTCTGTCCCATATTGTCAAAAAGTGGTAGATGAATGGCACAGTAAATATGAAAGTTACGATTATATGAGAAAACAGACTGCACAAATTTTACGCTACGGGGTTGCAATGCAATATATTGACAATAATCCTATGGAAAAAACACTTCTTCCACGAAAAAAAGAGTATGAGAAAAATCGTAAATTTTACTCAAAAGAGGAGCTTAATAATTTACTGGATGCTTTTAAAGATTTTGGTAACATGAAACAATACGCCTTCTTCAGATTATTGGCATACACAGGTATGAGAAAGAGTGAAGTACTCGCTTTACAGTGGAAAGACATAGACACGTTTAATAAAGAACTACATGTCAATAAAACTCTTGCTGTAGATGAATTTGGTAAAGTTATAATTCAATCTCCGAAAACAAGAGCTTCTAGACGAGTTATCTCTTTAGATACTGAGACTCTTTCTATCCTCAACAACTGGAAATTACAGCAAAAAGAAGAGTATTTAAAACTTGGATACAATACTAGCTCTAAAGAGCAACATGTTTTTACAACAGTTAAAAACACTCTATACATTCCAAACACTGTTAATGATTGGTTAAGATATATTTTGAAAAAATATAACTTGCCTCGTATTACACCTCATGGGTTTAGACATACACATGCTAGTTTATTATTAGAAGCAGGAGAATCTGTCAAGGTAGTTCAACAACGATTAGGGCATGAAAATAGTAAAGTGACATTAGACATCTATGCACATATTACAAATAATGCACCTAAGAAAACAGGTCAAGACTTTGCTGATATGATGGCTCATCAGTAA
- a CDS encoding DEAD/DEAH box helicase, with product MPCKDVALELPTGSGKTLVGLLIAEFRRRKYNEKIVYVCPNNQLVNQVVTQATDQYDIPTIGFTGSRADYSQEQMSSYTDCSKIAVTNYSSIFNTNSFFNNADVVIFDDAHSAEGYIAKNWTVTINRINDSELFNCIVERLKEVISNSSYLRLTEDLETHSEENWCDMIPRIKLFDLQKDLIDIIDPRVLADTSKKYSWGNIKYNLEACNVYLSKHNIMIRPLIPPTNELSAFSNPKQRIYMSATLGTSGELERTVGVGKIKRLTLAENRVPSIGRRFFIFPNVKFEQEHNFEIFSKIKEQTPRALILTESGRDMQRLKDVLIKNSHSRVYGISDLDRSLDDFSVDSDAVAVLANRYDGLNMQDDLCHFLIIHGLPSTIGLQEKFFTTKLSTAVLFDERMKTRITQAVGRCTRTTTDYAVVMIIGRELQNIMSPNGKANLFSPELRAEIETGYSVSNQMGSVEDMIETAQLGFTRDGDWNEIDAQIIKKRNQYRKEDSISSCNEELLNSAKLEVDFQYSLWKQDYEEAINIAIDILQTLKARELGGYRQYWNYEIGSIYNRLYLEGNGELNRYKANEYYTQAAKYSGTITWFRNLKIENTNEKNDIYNDQLSEMIDRIEQEIESIQESKRIREFEKEATETVNLLKDEGVKFERGMKKLGKLLGFKTGNSMGDADPDTWWILNDEYCMVTESKIYGNVEKEISIKHARQSSTHTNWIKAHEKDLMLSPNAEIINVFVSNSSTISGSIKNLISDVYYVDRQKIIEFAEKKLPVISEIRRKYSSEGDLLWRLDAAKTLHENHLTPKEIHEFFTSSKLKDLPIGK from the coding sequence TTGCCATGTAAAGATGTTGCTCTAGAGTTACCAACAGGTAGTGGTAAAACTTTAGTTGGTCTACTTATTGCTGAATTTAGAAGAAGAAAATATAATGAGAAGATTGTATATGTTTGTCCTAATAATCAATTGGTAAATCAAGTTGTAACACAGGCTACTGATCAGTATGATATTCCCACGATTGGCTTTACAGGTAGCCGAGCAGATTATAGTCAAGAACAAATGAGCTCTTATACTGACTGTAGTAAGATTGCAGTTACCAATTACAGTTCGATTTTTAATACTAATAGCTTTTTTAACAATGCAGATGTTGTTATTTTTGATGATGCTCACAGTGCCGAAGGTTATATAGCAAAAAACTGGACTGTAACTATAAATAGGATCAATGATTCAGAATTGTTCAATTGTATTGTAGAAAGACTTAAAGAGGTTATTTCTAATAGTTCATATTTAAGATTAACTGAAGATCTAGAGACTCATTCGGAAGAGAACTGGTGTGATATGATCCCCAGAATAAAACTTTTCGATTTACAAAAGGATTTAATAGACATTATAGATCCGAGAGTATTAGCAGACACTTCAAAAAAATATTCATGGGGGAATATAAAATATAATCTAGAAGCTTGTAATGTTTATTTAAGTAAACATAATATTATGATTAGACCTTTAATTCCTCCCACAAATGAATTGAGTGCATTTAGTAATCCAAAACAAAGGATATACATGTCGGCAACGCTAGGGACAAGTGGTGAATTAGAGAGAACGGTAGGGGTAGGTAAAATAAAAAGATTGACTCTAGCTGAAAATAGAGTACCTAGTATAGGTCGCCGTTTTTTTATTTTTCCAAATGTTAAATTTGAACAAGAACATAATTTTGAGATATTCTCCAAAATCAAAGAGCAAACCCCTAGAGCATTGATCTTAACTGAAAGCGGAAGAGATATGCAGAGATTAAAAGACGTTCTAATAAAAAACTCTCATAGTAGAGTATACGGGATATCAGACTTAGACAGATCATTAGATGATTTTAGTGTAGACAGTGATGCAGTTGCAGTTCTTGCGAACAGGTATGATGGTTTAAACATGCAAGATGATTTATGTCATTTTTTAATCATACATGGATTGCCTAGTACTATAGGTTTACAAGAAAAGTTCTTTACAACTAAATTGTCTACGGCTGTTTTATTTGATGAAAGAATGAAGACAAGAATAACACAAGCTGTGGGTAGATGTACACGAACCACTACTGATTATGCAGTGGTTATGATTATTGGGAGAGAGTTACAAAATATTATGTCTCCAAATGGAAAAGCTAATCTTTTTTCACCAGAATTGAGAGCTGAAATAGAGACAGGGTATTCCGTAAGTAATCAAATGGGCTCAGTAGAGGATATGATTGAAACTGCTCAACTAGGTTTTACTAGAGACGGTGATTGGAACGAAATAGATGCCCAAATAATAAAAAAACGAAATCAATACAGAAAAGAAGATAGCATTAGTAGTTGTAATGAAGAACTTCTAAATTCTGCCAAACTAGAAGTAGATTTTCAATATTCATTGTGGAAACAAGATTATGAGGAAGCTATAAATATAGCTATTGATATACTTCAAACACTGAAAGCAAGGGAACTTGGAGGGTATAGACAATATTGGAATTATGAGATTGGCTCTATTTATAACCGACTATATTTAGAGGGAAATGGTGAATTAAATAGGTACAAAGCAAATGAGTACTATACTCAGGCTGCAAAATATTCAGGTACTATAACGTGGTTCAGGAATTTAAAAATTGAAAATACTAATGAAAAAAATGATATTTATAACGATCAGCTTTCTGAAATGATAGACAGGATAGAACAAGAAATAGAATCTATTCAGGAATCAAAAAGAATTAGAGAATTTGAAAAAGAAGCAACTGAAACAGTTAATTTATTGAAGGATGAAGGTGTTAAATTTGAACGAGGAATGAAAAAGCTTGGCAAATTGTTAGGATTTAAAACGGGAAATTCTATGGGAGATGCTGATCCAGATACTTGGTGGATTTTAAATGATGAATACTGTATGGTTACTGAAAGTAAAATTTATGGTAACGTTGAGAAAGAGATATCTATCAAACATGCAAGGCAATCAAGTACTCACACAAATTGGATAAAAGCCCATGAAAAAGATCTGATGTTATCTCCAAACGCAGAAATTATTAACGTGTTTGTCTCAAATTCAAGTACCATTTCAGGATCAATAAAGAATCTAATTTCAGATGTTTATTATGTGGATAGACAAAAAATAATAGAATTTGCTGAAAAGAAACTGCCAGTAATATCTGAAATTAGAAGAAAATATTCGTCTGAGGGAGATCTTCTTTGGAGACTTGATGCTGCAAAAACTTTACATGAAAATCATTTAACTCCTAAAGAAATACATGAATTTTTTACATCTTCTAAACTTAAGGATTTACCTATTGGGAAATAG
- the sufD gene encoding Fe-S cluster assembly protein SufD, which produces MKETNWLDQLDAVTNFSLSKGEPEWMTQLRQAALEKANQLPLPQIDRVKFHRWPLFDIHEFTDHFSETGNVAGFDVMKDNPVLVQEGTNTIFEQLPVELMEKGVIFTDIFTALQEHPDLIKPYYMEKAVKMDEDQLTALHAAFMNSGVFLYVPKNVVINEPIESLFIQDGKLAQHFFKHVLIVAEEHSEFSYLERFQSTKEKIQKASGNIIVEVIAKAGAKIKYSAVDQLGENITSYINRRGHILRDASVDWAIGVMNDGHVIADFDSDLVGEGAHAEVKIVAISSGKQIQGIDTRVTNKAPHTIGHILQHGVIREKGTLTFNGIGHILKGAKGADAQQESRVLMLSDKARGDANPILLIDENEVTAGHAASVGRVDPEEMYYLMSRGLHKEEAERLVIRGFLGSVLTAIPVEAVRKELVEVIEGKLNV; this is translated from the coding sequence ATGAAAGAAACGAACTGGCTCGACCAACTTGACGCAGTTACCAATTTTTCTTTAAGCAAAGGGGAACCTGAATGGATGACCCAATTACGTCAAGCAGCGTTAGAAAAAGCCAATCAATTACCACTTCCTCAGATCGATCGTGTAAAATTCCATCGCTGGCCATTATTCGATATCCATGAGTTCACAGACCACTTTAGTGAAACAGGAAATGTAGCTGGGTTTGACGTAATGAAAGATAACCCTGTGTTGGTGCAAGAAGGAACAAATACGATCTTTGAACAATTACCAGTGGAACTCATGGAAAAAGGCGTGATCTTTACAGATATCTTCACAGCGCTCCAAGAGCATCCAGATTTAATCAAACCATACTATATGGAAAAAGCAGTGAAAATGGATGAAGATCAATTGACCGCTTTACATGCTGCTTTCATGAACAGCGGAGTGTTTTTATATGTTCCTAAAAATGTCGTGATCAATGAGCCAATTGAGAGCTTATTCATCCAAGATGGCAAGTTAGCACAGCATTTCTTTAAACATGTCTTGATCGTCGCAGAGGAACATAGTGAGTTTTCTTACTTGGAACGATTCCAATCGACCAAAGAGAAAATCCAAAAAGCTTCTGGTAATATCATTGTCGAAGTGATCGCTAAAGCTGGAGCAAAAATCAAATATTCAGCTGTCGATCAATTAGGAGAAAATATCACTTCTTATATCAATCGTCGAGGTCATATTTTACGTGATGCTTCTGTAGATTGGGCAATCGGCGTGATGAATGATGGACATGTAATTGCTGATTTTGATTCTGATTTAGTTGGCGAAGGCGCCCATGCAGAAGTGAAAATCGTTGCCATTAGCTCAGGAAAACAAATCCAAGGAATTGATACGCGTGTCACGAACAAAGCGCCTCATACGATCGGACATATCTTACAACATGGTGTGATCCGAGAAAAAGGGACGTTGACTTTCAACGGGATCGGACATATCTTAAAAGGCGCAAAAGGAGCCGATGCCCAACAAGAAAGTCGAGTATTGATGCTTTCAGATAAAGCAAGAGGAGATGCCAATCCGATCTTACTCATTGATGAAAATGAAGTCACTGCAGGACACGCTGCCAGTGTTGGTCGGGTCGATCCTGAAGAAATGTATTATTTGATGAGCCGTGGTCTTCATAAAGAAGAAGCAGAACGATTGGTTATTCGAGGCTTCCTTGGCTCTGTGTTAACAGCAATTCCAGTAGAAGCAGTCCGAAAAGAGTTAGTGGAGGTTATTGAAGGGAAGTTGAATGTATGA
- the sufU gene encoding Fe-S cluster assembly sulfur transfer protein SufU — MALSKLDNLYRQVILDHSSHPHHRGTLTESTSRIELNNPTCGDVIELQVEVKEGIIKNIAFNGNGCSISTASASMMTDAVMGKSVEEAQQLITDFSQLVQGKDVKAIDQLGDAAMLSGVAKFPARIKCATLGWKALEKAMEENGTATFHHVHQEEE; from the coding sequence ATGGCACTCTCTAAACTAGATAATCTCTATCGCCAGGTCATACTTGATCATTCTTCGCATCCTCATCATCGAGGCACGTTGACTGAATCAACCAGTCGAATCGAATTGAATAATCCGACCTGTGGCGATGTCATCGAATTACAAGTCGAAGTCAAAGAAGGAATCATCAAGAATATCGCATTCAACGGTAACGGTTGTTCCATCAGTACAGCCAGTGCATCCATGATGACCGATGCTGTCATGGGAAAATCTGTTGAAGAAGCACAACAATTGATCACTGATTTCTCGCAATTAGTCCAAGGAAAAGATGTCAAAGCCATCGACCAATTAGGCGATGCAGCAATGCTCAGTGGCGTAGCCAAATTTCCCGCAAGAATCAAATGTGCCACATTAGGCTGGAAAGCCTTAGAAAAAGCAATGGAAGAAAACGGCACTGCAACCTTCCATCACGTGCATCAGGAAGAGGAGTGA